A stretch of DNA from Corallococcus silvisoli:
GCGGCGGGCGACCCGTCGATGATCATCATCCACACCTGCGAGGGCAGCTATTCCTCTTGCTGGAGCTGGCTCACCAACACCGCCGCGGGCGTGAGCGCGCACTACGTGGTGAACGAGAGCGGCAGCGAGATCTCGCAGCTGGTGCGCGAGGCGAACCGCGCCTACCACATTGGCGCGAACTACGACTGCACGCTCAACAGCAACAAGGAGTGCTGGCTCAACGGCACCCAGTCCAACCACTTCACCATCGGCATCGAGCACGGCGGCTACGCCAGCCAGACGTCCTTCCCGGCCGGGCAGATCGACGCGTCCGCGAAGCTGTCGTGCGACATCGCGCGCGACAACGCCATCCTCAAGGACAGCTACCACATCGTGGCGCACGGCAAGCTTCAGCCCGCGACGCGCACGGACCCGGGTCCCAACTGGCCGTGGTCGTCGTACCTCAGCAAGATCAACAGCTACTGCGGCACCGCGACGCCGTCCGGTGAAATCATCATCGACAGCAACAGCGCCAACAACGACGCGGCCAAGGCGCGCTTCGAGCTGACGGGCACGTGGACCGCGGGCACGAGCGCGGGCTACTACGGCAGCGGCTACTACTTCGCGTCCACGGACACGGTCTCCGAGCCGGCGACGTTCTGGTTCTACCTGAGCTCGGCGCAGACGCGCACGGTGGACGCGTGGTGGGTGGCGGGCACGAACCGGTCCTCGGCCGCGGCGTTCATCTCCTTCAACGCCGGTGGCACCAACCTGGGCACGGCGACCGTGAACCAGCAGGCCAACGGCGGCAAGTGGGTGCAGCTGGGCACGTACAGCTTCACCGCCGGCTGGAACAAGGTGCAGCTGAGCCGCTGGCAGGCGCCGGGCTCGGTGGTCATCGCGGACGCGGTCCGGGTGCGCTGACGTGACGCCACGGGGCCTTGAACGGACGTCGCGTTCCGGGTCCCTCCGGGCACGGCGGTGGTGGGCCGTGCTCGGGGTGTTGGGCGCGCTGGGGTGCCAGGGCCGCTGCGGCGGTGCTGGCTCGGCCCCGGCCGCGCCCGGTGCCCTGACGGAAGCGGAGCGGCGGGCCCTGCCGGGCGCCATCGTCTTCCTCTCGGAACGGGCGGGACAGAAGGACGTCTGGCGGGTGACGCCGGACGGGCAGGAGGCGCGGATCACCTCCGCGCCGGAGGACGAATACCCGGGCCCCCCTTCTCCCGAGGGACGGTCGCTGCTGGTGGTGGCGTCGGGGGAGGCGAACGGGCGCGTCTTCCAGCAGCTGCGCGTGCAGCCGCTGGATGGAGGCCCCGCGGTGGCGCTGCATCCGCCCCGGACGCGCGCGCGCAACGCGAGCTGGGGTCCGGATGGGAAGTGGCTGGTGGCCGAGTCGGACGCGCAGGGCTTCAGCGACGTGGTGCGCGTGCAGCCCACGGCGGACGCGGTGGACACGCGGCTGACGCACGTGAAGGAGGGCTGCTTCGAGCCCGCCGTGTCCCCGGACGGCCGCGAGGTGGCGTGCGTGTGCAGCGGCGAGGGAGACCCGGAGGTCTACGTCTACCGCGCGGACGGCACGGGCGAGCCGCGCCGCATCACCACCTTCTACCTGGAGGACCGGACGCCGCAGTGGAGTCCGGACGGCAAGTGGCTCCTGTTCGTGAGCAACCGCGAGCGCAGGGAGCGCGTGTACCTGGTGCGCCCGGATGGCTCCGACCTGCGCGTCCTGTCCGGCGAAGGCTTCGCGGGCGACGAGCGTGAGCCGGCCTTCAGTCCGGACGGCCAGCGCGTGGCGTACGTGGCGCGGCACCCGGATGGGAAGAGCCGCATCTGGGTGGCGGACGTCGCGGGGGGCACGCCGGTGGCGCTGACGGACGGCGCGCACCGCGACGACATGCCGGCGTGGAGCCCGGACGGCAAGGCGCTGGTGTTCGTCTCCGAGCGCGAGGGCGACACGGACCTGTACCTGATGCGCCCGGATGGCACGGGCCAGACGCGGCTCACCACGGCGAAGGGCGCGGACTGGCTGCCGCGCTGGTTCGTCCCGCGGTGATCAGCTCGCGCGCTGGCGCAGGGGCTCGGAGTCGGACTCCGGCCGGGCGGAGGGGACCTCCAGCGGCACGCTGAAGAAGAAGGTGGCGCCCCGGTCCGGTTCGCTCTCCACCCAGATGTGGCCGCCGTGGGCCTCCACGATGAGCCGGCTGATGTAGAGCCCCAGGCCCAGGCCCTTGCCGTCCGCGGAGCGGCCGTCCTCCGTGCGGTAGTACTTGTCGAACAGGCGCGCCGCGTCCCGGGGGGACAGCCCCGCGCCCTGGTTGCTCACCGACACCACGGCCTGGTCGTGCACGGCGGACAGGCGCACGTCCACGGGCGTCCCCTGGGGGCTGTACTTGAGGGCGTTCGTCAGCAGGTTGGTGACCACGCGCTCCAGCCTCGCCGCGTCCATGGGGACAGGGGGCAGCGGATCCGCCAGGTGCAGCCGGAAGCGCTCGCGTGCGTCGGGGGGCACGTCGCGCTCCAGCACCTCCTCCAGGAAGCGGCCCAGGTCGCGCGGCTCGCGGCGCAGGTTCACCCGGCCGGACTCCAGCCGCGAGCCCTCCAGCAGCTCTTCGATCATCGTGCTCATCCACTCCACGTTGTGGATGATGGCCTGGGCCATGTGGCCCTCGCGCTCCAGCTTGCGCTCGTGCAGCGCGCGCTGGAGCAGGTGGGCGCGCAGGTTGATGGTGTTCAGCGGGTTGCGCAGGTCGTGGGAGATGAGCCCCACGTACTCCTCGCGCAGCTTCTCCAGGTCGCGGCGCTCGGTGACGTCGCGCAGGATGGCGATGCGCGTGGCGTCGTCCTCGCCCTCCAGCGGGCTCAGCCGCACCTCCAGCGGCACGCAGGTGCCGTCCTGCCGCTGGCCGGACACCATCCGCCCGCCGGTGCTGTTCCCGGGGGTGTCCCCCGTGGAGGCCGCGGCGCGGAGCCCCGAGGGGACGAGCAGCGCGACGTCGCGCCCCAGCAGCGCTTCCCGCCGGTAGCCGAAGACGCGCTCGGCCTCCGCGTTGGCGAAGCGCACGCGGCCGGTGGCGTCCACCACCACCATGGGATCCGGCGCGGTGTCCAGGAAGGTGCGGAAGCGCTCCTCGGAGGCCGCCAGCGCGGAGGTGGCCCGCATGCGCTCGGTGTCGATCACGTCCAGCGCCCGCGCCGCCAGCAGCACCAGCGTGGCGCCACCGGCGGCCACCACGGTGGCGAAGAGGGGGAACTTCGCGTCGTGGCTGAGCCCGCCCGTCAGGTGCATCACCACCAGCGTCAGCCCCAGCACCGGCGGCCCCAGCAGCGTCACCGGCACCAGCCGCCGCGCCACGAAGCCTCCCAGCGTGTCCCGGGTGAGCCGCGCCATCAGCCCCAGGTGCGGCCGGGCGCACAGCGTGCCCACGCCCAGGAGCATCAACACGCAGGTGGTGTGCAGCCCCATGCTGCGCTCCTGGAAGAACGGCACGGCGGCGGGCGTCACCAGCGGCCCCAGCAGGAAGCCGTTGAGGCCCAGCAGCGCCGCCATCAGCGTGAGCGCCACCAGCGCGTCCGACCAGGACAGCCGCTGGGTGTGGCCCCGGTCCACCAGCGCCAGCGCCGGGCCCAGGAGCATCAGGCACAGCGCCGTCAGCGGCGACGGTCGGATGCCAGGAGGCGCGAAGCCGTCCTCCCCCAGCAGGTGCAGGAACATCGCGTCCAGGCCGCCGTTGCCCCCGGTGATGACGCCGTCCACGAGGCTCGCCGCGCCCAGCAGGGCGGTGCTCAGCGCCAGGAGGGTGCCCAGCCGGTGGCGGTGGACGCTGGTGGCGGCCGGCAGGCGCAGGCCCAGCGCGGCGCCCCCGAGCAGCAGGCCCAGCGCGGCGCTGGGGCGCATGGCGGGGAGCGCGGCGCCCATGGACTTGAGCACCATGACATCCAACGCCCAGCCCACCAGCACCAGCAGGCCGACCAGACAGGAGGCCGCCGCGGAGCTGCGCGCAAGGGCACGGGCCAACGCCGTGCTTGGTGGCATGGATCGGCCGCTCATCGTCCGCGTCCCCCCCGGAACGCCAGCCCTGCATCCTGCCACAACATCACGTCTTGAGGGGTTCTCCGGCAATGCGACGCCAGGGTTGGGCGCGTGTCCGCCCTAGGCAGGGCCGTCCGCAGTATCGAGCGCCGTCAGGGCGCGTATCGGCCTGGATACACGGTGAGCACGACGCCCATGCCCGGGCCCGCGTCGACGTTGCGCGGGACGTAGGCGTCCATTCCCTCCACGGACAGCTGGAAGGACGACACGCCGAAGCCGGAGTGCACGAAGAGGAACAGCCCCTGGGCCGCGGTGCCTGTCGTGTTCACGGACGCGAGGTCCTGGGACAGGTAGTAGACGCGGTCCGTCAGGTCGCTCCGGTCGAGCGCCACGCGCACCCCGCTCACGGGCTGGCCGTTCGCGTCCACCACGCGCCCGAGCACGAAGCCCGCGGTGGCCAGTGTGGCGGCGGGGTCCCCGGTGTGGCTCAGGAGGCGCTGCGCACCCACGGCGGCGCCCAACTGGTCGACAAAGGCCACGGGCAGGGCCCAGACGCGCGCGTCGATGATGTCCGTGCGCGGGCGGGTGCCGGTGAAGGCCGTGTCGTAGACAATCGTGGTGCTGCGCACGAAGCCCTCATGCGCGAGTCCCACCCCGAGCCCCTGGTGCACGTCGCGCACGGGCACGTCGGTGATGCGGAAGGTGCCGTCGTCGGACACCTGCCCGGTGCCGAACGTGGCGGCCGAGTCGTTGACGGCCACGCGCAGGGGCTCCTCCGCGGTGAGCGCCATCCCGCCGAGCGGGATGCCCGTGGCCGTGGCCTCCGGGAACACGTGAGCCTCACCGCTCACGAGGATGCGAAGGTTCTCCAGATCCACCGCCTCGGCGTCCTCGGTCCGCACGCCGGGGTCCGGTGTGAAGCCGCCGTCGCCACAGGCCATCACCCACAGGCCCAGCACGGCACCACCCGCCGCCCGAATGTAGTGTTTCATCGCGCTGCAACCTCTTCACGGCACCGGGGGATCGCAATCCGTCCCGGGGCGCCGTTCGTCCCCTTCACGACGCCTCGGTGGGCCACGGGGCCGGACCCACCAGACACCGGGGGCTCCCGGTGTTGAAAACACGTCGGCACCGGGAGCCTGCCTTCCGTGGAGGACGGAAGGCCGCGCCCGGTGCCGGGGAGTCTCACGCGAGGAGCGGCAGGGGAGAGGCGGAGCGCCTACCAGCGCGTCCCTCCCTTGCCGGAGGAGCTGGAGCCCTTGCCCGTGTTCCAGCCGCCACCGCTGCTGCCGCTGCTGCTTCCACCGCCGCTGCTTCCACCGCTGCTGCCACTGCTCCGGCCGCCGCTGCTTCCGCCGCCGCTGCTGCCAGGGCTGCTCCAACCGCCGCCGCTGCTGCTTCCACCGCTGCTGCCACTGCTGCTCCGGCCGCTGCTCCCGCTATTGCTGCTGCCGCTGGGGCTGCTCCAACCGCCGCCGCTGCTTCCGCTGCTGCTGCTCCCGCTGTTGCCGCTGTTGCCGCTGCTGCTGCTGCTGCTGCTGCTGCTGCTCCCGCTGTTGCCCCAGCCGCCGCTGTTGCCACGGGAGTTGTTGTCGTTGTCGTCGTCGCGGCTCTTGCTGGCCGGGGTGTTCCACCCGCCACCCTGGCTGTTGTTGTTGTCGTCGTCACGCGAGCTGCTCGCGGCGGGGGCGGCGTTGCTGCGGCCCCAGCCACCGGAGCTGCTGGGAGGCCGGGCCCCGGTGCCGGTGCCGCCCGGGGGCGGACGGCGGCCCACGTTGCTGGGGGCCGGGGCGGGAGCGGGAGCGGGCCGCGAGGGGGTGGCGTTGTTGCGGCCATACCCGGCGGAGGCCGCGTGGGTGTTGCTCCAGCGGTAGCCCCGGCTGCCGCGGTCGTAGGAGTAGCCCGCGCCCCACGAGCCCTGCGGGTAGAAGTCGTGCTGGTGGCGCCCGTGGAAGTTGCAGTACCCGCCGCTGGGGATGGGGTGGTAGTCCCAGTACCAGACGACCGTCGGGCCCCGGTAATAGTAGACGTCGTCCGTGTACACGTAGGACGCCTGGGGCGGCTGGTAGTCGTGGACGTGGTTGTAGTCCTCCGGGCACCAGCCGCCGCCGTAGTCGTCGGGGACGGGGTGGGCGCCAGCGAACCGGTACTGCGCCACGGGCGCGACGTAGGCCACGCGCCGGACCGGGCGGTGGGAGTGGGCCTCGACGACGCAGCCGGTCCCCATGAGCAGGGCGAGGGGGACGACCAGGGCGAGCAAACGGTTCATGAGGAGTCTCCTGTCGCGGAAGTGGACCCCCAAAGCGTCCCGCTCCGCAACCTCTGTGCCGTCCGACGGACCGGCGCCCGTTTAATTCATCCCGGCGGGCCGCCCGCCCTGGGAGGAGGGGAGGGGCCCACCTGATATGACGCACGGCGCGCGGCCTCCGGGGGCCGTCCCTGGGGAGGAGAACGGATGTCGGATGCGGATTTCGACCGCGGGATGGGGGCGTCCTGCGCGCTGCACCCGGAGCAGGGAGCCTCGGGCACCTGCGCGCGGTGCGGCAACTTCATGTGTGACGTGTGCAGCCAGGGCGGAACCTCGCCGCGCTGCCCCGCGTGCCGCGAGCGCTTCAGCGCCGCCTTCCCGCTGACCCGGGAGACCTGGAGCATCGGTGGGTTGTTCGCGGTGTGCTGGCCGTTGTTCAAGCGCGAGTGGGGCATGCTGTCGCTGGGGGCGTTGATCTCCATCGGCGTGTCCGGCGGCGCGCAACTGATGGTCCAGGTGGGCACGGGCATCGGTTCCGCGGTGGGAAGCGAGAGCGTCGCGATGGTGCTGGGCGGAGTGGCCTTCGTGGCGCAGTGGGCGGTGCAGGGCCTGGTGCAGCTGGGGCTCATGCGGATGTGCTTCGACGTGCTGAACGGCCGGCGCGCGGACCTGGAGCGCCTCTTCAGCCAGATGCACAAGGTGCTGCCCTACACGCTGACGATGCTGCTCGTCACCATCCTGGTGCTGGTTCCGATGACGCTCCTGGTGGTCCTGGCCGGCATGGGCTTCCTCGCGCTGTCAGGTGTCACCACGACCACGCCGATGGCGGAGGTCTGGCGCTCCGTCTCGCCCCTGCTGGGGCTGCTGGCCCTGGCCGTGATGGCGCTGCTGGTCCCGCTCATCTACGTCGCCCTGCCGCTGTACTTCCTCCAGCCGGAGCTCGCGTACGAAGAGGCGCCGCCGTCCCCCTGGAAGGTGCTGCGTCGCTGCTGGGACTACGTCCGGGGCGAGCGCCTCCCCATCCTGGGCATGATCCTCATCATCAACATCCTCCTGCTCGCGGGCTTCTGCCTGTGCTGCGTGGGGCTCGTTCCCGCCATGGCCCTGACCCAGCTGCTCATCGCGGGGATGTTCCTGGCCCTGCGCTCGCCGCGGGACGAGGCCTCGGGGCCGCATCCGGGCTGAGCACCGGACGGGAGAGGCGCCTTCGCGAAAGGGGCGAAGGCGCGCCGGCGTGGATCAGTGCACCAGCCGTTCGGAGGAGCCGGAGCGGGGCGCCACGACCTTGCCCAGGCACGCGAGGATGTGCTCGCGGTACTCGGACAGCTCACGCAGGCCGCACAGCATCCAGCGGCCACCGATGACCAGCGTGGGGACGCCTCGCACGCCCCGGCTGCCGGCCAGCCGGTGCTCGTCGTAGATGAGCCGGCGCGTCTCTTCCGACCGGAAGGCCGCGGAGAACTGGTTCATGGCCAGGCCCACGCGCGACGCCAGCTCGAACACCACGTCCGAACGCGACACGTTGACGCCCTGCTCCAGCGCGGCGCGCTGCATGGCCCGCGCGAGGAAGGCCCGCGCCTGCGGCCCCTGCAACCGCGCGGCCTCCAGCGCCGCCAGCGCCGGCACGCTGGAGCGGGGCGGATCTCCCCCCAGCCACAGGTCCGTGGAGAGCAGCGCGGCGGAGGGGTCGGTCTCGCGCTGCGCGCGCTTCACCTCTTCCACCAGCCCGCGCACCTCGCGCTCCGTGGGCAGCACATCGTGCAGACGCAGGGGATAGGGACGCACGCTCCAGCGGACCGCGTCGCCGAACTCCTGGCGAAGCACATCCAACCGCTGGTCGGCGAGGTAGCACCAGGCGCAAAGCACATCCTGGTAGACGGTGATCTGCAGCGGCTTGTGCAGCGTTTTCATCGGGGGTCGCCAGATTAGAGGCGCATCCCCGTCGCTGCCAACACCCCCGGACAATCCGCGCCGCGATGCATTCCCGTATTCCTGAGGAGCATCCAAGGCGCCGTGCGCACCGTGAACCGTCGCACGCATGCCATGAAGCAGGCGGGCAGGCACACCGGCGCTGCTCGCGTGCCTGCTTTCATACAACCCTCAGGATGCGCGGCCTGCCCGCGCCTGCAACGCGTTGCCCCGGGTCCCCGCGTACACCAACGCGTGTTCGACGATGGTGCCCGCGATGTCCTGGCCGGTGGCGCCCTCCAGGCCCTCGAAGCCGGGGCTGGAGTTGATCTCCATCAGGCGCGGACCCTCACGGCCCTCCAGCATGTCCACGCCCGCGACCTCCAGCCCGATGATGCGCGCCGCCTTCACCGCGGCCTCCACGTAGGCGGGGGGCAGGATGATGGCGCGGCCCTCGCCGCCGCGGTGGATGTTGGAGCGGAACTCGCCCTTCTTCGCCTTGCGGCGCATGGCGCCCACCACCGTGTCGCCCACGACCAGCGCGCGCACGTCGCGGCCCTCGCTCTCCGCGACGAACTCCTGGAGGACGATCTCCTGTCCCAGGTCCCAGAAGGTGTCGAGGATGGTCTGCACCTCCGGCAGCGTGTGGGCGATCATCACGCCCACGCCCTGGGTGCCCTTGATCAGCTTGATGATGACGGGCAGGCCGCCCACCTCCTGCACCAGCTTGCGCACGTTGCCTCGGTCGTGCGCCATCACCGTGCGGGGCATGTCCAGGCCCGCGCGGGCGAGGAACTGGAGCGCGCGGAGCTTGTCGCGGCTGCGCGCGATGGCGGTGGGCGGGTTGAGCACCGGCACGTCCATCATCTCGAAGTGGTTCACCACCGCCAGGCCATACGCGGTGATGGAGGCGCCAATGCGGGGGATCACCACGTCCACGCCCTTCACCTCCGCGCCGCGGTAGGTCATGCGGGGACGGCCTTGCGCCAGCAGCAGGCAGCAGCGCAGCGTGTCGAAGACGAGCGGCCGGTGGCCCCGGGCCTTGATGGCCTCCACCAGCCGGCGCGTCGAGTAGAGCGAGCGCTTGCGGGACAGGATGGCCACCGTCTTCTTCGCGCGGGGCCTGCGCGGTCGCGGTGCGTCACCGCGCTCGGGTGCCTGTGCGCCAGGGGGGACCGGCGCCTTCTTCGGCTGGGCTTTTCGGGGGGGCATGCGAGGCGCGTGACACTAGCACGCACGGGCGTGGAGGCACGGCGCATGGGCACCCTTTGCTATCCTCGCGTTCACTGATGACCGCCCCGAACCCGCACCCCGACGACATCCACACCAACCCAGGAGACGTCGGACTCGAACTGTCCTCCCAGTCCCCCCTGCTGGGCGAAACGCTGGTGGTGGATCCGCGCGCCACCGTGAAGCTGCACAAGTGCCGGCTGCTGGTGACGTCGGGGCCGGACACCGGGCGCTCCATGGCCAGCGACAAGGAGCGGCTGCGCTGCGGTGCCCACCCGGGCAACGACCTGGTGCTGGTGGAGGACCGCACGGCGAGCCGCTACCACTTCGAGGTCCAGCACACCGAACGCGGCTACCTGCTGGTGGACCTGAACTCCACCAACGGCACCTTCCTGGATGGCCGGCGCATCGAGCGGGCCTACCTGTCCCCGGGCTCGCAGATCCGCGCCGGCTCCTCCGTCATCACCTTCGCCCCCCTGGACGAAGAGGTGGCGGTGGAGCCCGACCGCGAGGGCGAGCTGTGCGGCATGGTGGGCCAGAGCGTGAAGATGCGGCAGGTGTTCGGGCTCATCAAGCGCATCGCGCCCATGGATGTCTCCGTCATCATCCAGGGGGAGACGGGCACCGGGAAGGAGCTGGTCTCCAGCGCCATCCATGAGCTGTCCATCCGCCGCAAGGGCCCCATGGTGGTGCTGGACTGCGGCGCCATCCCCCCGAACCTCATCGAGAGCGAGCTGTTCGGCCACGAGAAGGGCGCCTTCACCGGCGCGACGTCCAGCCGCCCCGGCGCCTTCGAGCGCGCGCAAGGGGGCACCATCTTCCTGGACGAGCTGGGCGAGCTGCGCCTGGACCTCCAGCCCAAGCTGTTGCGGGTGCTGGAGAACCGCGAGGTGCGCCGGGTGGGCGGCAACGACGTCATCGAGGTGGACTGCCGCGTCATCGCCGCCACCCACCGCGACCTGGTGAAGGAGATCGCCGCGGGCAACTTCCGCGAGGACCTCTACTTCCGCCTGTCCGTCATCCACATCCAGCTGCCGCCCCTGCGCCAGCGCCGCGACGACATCCCGCTCATCCTCAAGCAGGCCCTGGCGGAGCCGGAGGTGGTGGAGAAGCACGGCCGCAAGCGCTTCTGCGCGGAGGCCCTGGGCCTGCTGATGGCCTACGCGTGGCCCGGCAACGTGCGCGAGCTGATGAACGTCCTCTCCCACGTGCTGACCTTCTCCGAGGGCGAGGAGATCCTCCCCTCCCACCTGCCCCCCCGCGTCCGGGGCCAGGCCCGGGAGGGGCCCCTGCCCTTCAACGAGCACCTGGCCTTCAAGGACGCCAAGGAGCAGCTCCTGGAGAACTTCGAGCGCGAGTACGTCACCAGCGTCCTCACTCGCTGTGAGGGCAACCTGTCCCGCGCCGCCCGGGAGAGCGGCCTCCACCGCAAGTCCATTGAACGGCTGGTGAAGAAGTACCAGCTCGACGCCAAGGGCCTGAAACCCCGCTGAAACATCGGCGTCACACGGTTTTCCCTCACAGGAAATGTCACGTCCCAGGAAGTTTCCACTGGGCCCATCCTCTGCGACAATCCAAGACCCCCCTGACGCCGACACGGTGTGTCGGCGGTCACTTGACGGATACTGCGTGACTCCCCCGTCCCGCAGGATGCTTCCCCGCATGAGCGCACGTTCCCCCCGTGAAGCAGGAGAGTCCGGCCAGGCCCTGGTGGAAGCGGCGCTGTCGCTGCCCCTGGTCGTGTTCCTCATCCTGGGCGCGTTGCAGCTCTTCCTGATGATGCAGGCGCGGGTGATGACGCACTACGCGGCCTTCCGGGCGACACGCGCGGGCAGTGTGGCGCACGGGGACTGCGAGCGGATGACCCACGCGGCCATCCTGGCGTTGATCCCGACATTCCACTCGTTCATGGGGCAGGGGACGGGGTCGCTGAACGGTCCGCTGGGCCATGGCGCGGGTGGGGATGGGCCGCGGCTGCTGGCGAACGCCTTCGCGGCGCGGATGAACAACCGCTACGCGGGCTCGGGTGCGCCGGGGCCCGGCCTGGACGGCATCCACAACCGCAGCATCGTGTGGATTCTCCGGGACCTGGCGGGCGGCGGGGTGGACAGCCCGGAGGACAGCGACTTCGACCGTCCGGGGCACCTGCGGCGGTTGGAGGTGCAGCTGGTGTTCTGGTACCCGCTGCGCATCCCGTTCGCCAACTGGGTGATGTCGCGCATGTTCCTGGCGCACTTCGGCCTGCGTCCGTACACGGACGCGAACCCGCTGCTCGTCGCCGAGCGCAACGCCAACTGGAACGCGGGCGAGGTGTCGCCGTCGCACGTGCTGGACGGCGAGCTGGCGGCGGAGCTGGCGGACCGCGTGAACTCCCGGCAGTACGTCTTCCCCATCATCACGACGTTCACCATGCGGATGATGACGCCCGTGAAGGCGCGTTTCTTCGCCACCATGAACTGTCCCCGGTGACCTCCATGAAGCGCTCCCCCGCCCAGCGCGGTCAGACCCTGGTGCTGTTCGTCCTCAGCATGCTGCTGCTGGTGCTGATGGTGGTCCTCACGCTGTCGTTCACCATGAAGGTGCGCGAGCGCATCGAGGTCCAGACGGTGGCGGACGCGGCGGCGTACTCCAACGCGGTGGCCACCGCGCGCACGTTCAACACCATCGCCGTCATCAACCGCTCGGAGATCGCCCACATGGTGGCGAACGCCGGCGCGGCCAGCCTCTTGAGCTGGGCGAGCCTCTACCGGGGCGAGCTCAACGCGGCGAAGTTCGGCTACGCGTCCTGGCTGCCCGTCTACCAGGCGTTCGCCACCGCCGGGTGCCCGTGCGCCTGGAGCAACGGCTTCTGCGCGCGCATGTGCCAGTGCGGCATCCGCGGGGTGACGGACCTGGGCCGGCTGATGAGCACGCTCCAGCGCGAGGACATGCGCGTGGAGGCGGTGTTCCAGTCGTTGGATCCAATGGTGGGCTTGCAGATGCGCCTGCACCAGCTGGCCGCGGGCGCGCTCTACGCCTCCGCGCTGGCGGACTTCAAGGACCTCCAGGGCAAGGTGGGTGACCAGGGCTTCGCCAATGACATCCTGGGCGACCTGACCTCGGGGCAGAACCCGCGCGACGCGGGGTGGCGCGCGCCCTCGGCGGGCAACGTCTCCAGGAACGAGCTGGCGAACAACACGATGTGCGCGGGCAGCGGCGCGGTCTGTGACCCGCTGCCGCTGACGGTGGCCCACAGCGTGGACGCGGCCATGGGCAGCCGCGGGTTCCACTTCGTCACGTCGCGCACCATCATGGATTACGCGGCGCACGACGCGAACCTGGCCTTCGTCATCATGCCGCCGGACATCGCCGCGGTCGTCGAAGGCGAGGGGACGGGCTACTTCGGCAAGCCGGTGCTCCAGTACCCGCTGTTTCCGCCCTATGCCCCCGCGGTGACGGCCGAGGACGCGAGCATCGTGGTCTACCTCTACAACCACATCGCGCACGGTGGCGGCCCGCCGTGTCCGGTGGCGGTGGGCGGTTCGTTGCCGGCCTACGCGCAGGTGGCGGCCTCCGGCGGCATCATGCCCACGCCCACGCATATGTGGCTGGGCGGCGCGGATCCCGCGGCGATGGCGCGTCACATGCTGGTTCCCTGCCTGGGCGGCGTGTCGAGCTGCCCGGGCATCTGGCCGCCCTTCATGGACTACAACCTGCTGGAGCTGTGGCCCAACGGCGAGGGCAACAACTTCGGGCAGCCGAAGAACTTCGCGGTCATCCAGCGCGACCGCAGCAACATGCCCGCGGCGCAGCAGGACCCGTGGAACCTGGCGTTCCGCTTCCGCTTCGAGAACAACAACCC
This window harbors:
- a CDS encoding golvesin C-terminal-like domain-containing protein: MSSFRNPFAAAAAALVLSACGPQAQQPQETPAPTETPSQPGAETAGSALPRELDPLFAQAALEFNVPAELLKAVSYTETRWQMVRGTEEFPGQQPASGLMALRGEDLEAGAALAGVTAEAARTDALSNLRAGAARLSQLATEANVERGDLAAWAPVVARLSGISDPDAQAEHVHRGVYAVLNQGAVALNQDGSVAVSLEPVQVEAKFARPPVRALAAGPDYAASIWRPAPTTNYGTRTTGAAGDPSMIIIHTCEGSYSSCWSWLTNTAAGVSAHYVVNESGSEISQLVREANRAYHIGANYDCTLNSNKECWLNGTQSNHFTIGIEHGGYASQTSFPAGQIDASAKLSCDIARDNAILKDSYHIVAHGKLQPATRTDPGPNWPWSSYLSKINSYCGTATPSGEIIIDSNSANNDAAKARFELTGTWTAGTSAGYYGSGYYFASTDTVSEPATFWFYLSSAQTRTVDAWWVAGTNRSSAAAFISFNAGGTNLGTATVNQQANGGKWVQLGTYSFTAGWNKVQLSRWQAPGSVVIADAVRVR
- a CDS encoding sensor histidine kinase, whose amino-acid sequence is MPPSTALARALARSSAAASCLVGLLVLVGWALDVMVLKSMGAALPAMRPSAALGLLLGGAALGLRLPAATSVHRHRLGTLLALSTALLGAASLVDGVITGGNGGLDAMFLHLLGEDGFAPPGIRPSPLTALCLMLLGPALALVDRGHTQRLSWSDALVALTLMAALLGLNGFLLGPLVTPAAVPFFQERSMGLHTTCVLMLLGVGTLCARPHLGLMARLTRDTLGGFVARRLVPVTLLGPPVLGLTLVVMHLTGGLSHDAKFPLFATVVAAGGATLVLLAARALDVIDTERMRATSALAASEERFRTFLDTAPDPMVVVDATGRVRFANAEAERVFGYRREALLGRDVALLVPSGLRAAASTGDTPGNSTGGRMVSGQRQDGTCVPLEVRLSPLEGEDDATRIAILRDVTERRDLEKLREEYVGLISHDLRNPLNTINLRAHLLQRALHERKLEREGHMAQAIIHNVEWMSTMIEELLEGSRLESGRVNLRREPRDLGRFLEEVLERDVPPDARERFRLHLADPLPPVPMDAARLERVVTNLLTNALKYSPQGTPVDVRLSAVHDQAVVSVSNQGAGLSPRDAARLFDKYYRTEDGRSADGKGLGLGLYISRLIVEAHGGHIWVESEPDRGATFFFSVPLEVPSARPESDSEPLRQRAS
- a CDS encoding ATP-grasp domain-containing protein; the protein is MPPRKAQPKKAPVPPGAQAPERGDAPRPRRPRAKKTVAILSRKRSLYSTRRLVEAIKARGHRPLVFDTLRCCLLLAQGRPRMTYRGAEVKGVDVVIPRIGASITAYGLAVVNHFEMMDVPVLNPPTAIARSRDKLRALQFLARAGLDMPRTVMAHDRGNVRKLVQEVGGLPVIIKLIKGTQGVGVMIAHTLPEVQTILDTFWDLGQEIVLQEFVAESEGRDVRALVVGDTVVGAMRRKAKKGEFRSNIHRGGEGRAIILPPAYVEAAVKAARIIGLEVAGVDMLEGREGPRLMEINSSPGFEGLEGATGQDIAGTIVEHALVYAGTRGNALQARAGRAS
- a CDS encoding DsbA family oxidoreductase, with protein sequence MKTLHKPLQITVYQDVLCAWCYLADQRLDVLRQEFGDAVRWSVRPYPLRLHDVLPTEREVRGLVEEVKRAQRETDPSAALLSTDLWLGGDPPRSSVPALAALEAARLQGPQARAFLARAMQRAALEQGVNVSRSDVVFELASRVGLAMNQFSAAFRSEETRRLIYDEHRLAGSRGVRGVPTLVIGGRWMLCGLRELSEYREHILACLGKVVAPRSGSSERLVH
- a CDS encoding TolB family protein, which produces MLGALGCQGRCGGAGSAPAAPGALTEAERRALPGAIVFLSERAGQKDVWRVTPDGQEARITSAPEDEYPGPPSPEGRSLLVVASGEANGRVFQQLRVQPLDGGPAVALHPPRTRARNASWGPDGKWLVAESDAQGFSDVVRVQPTADAVDTRLTHVKEGCFEPAVSPDGREVACVCSGEGDPEVYVYRADGTGEPRRITTFYLEDRTPQWSPDGKWLLFVSNRERRERVYLVRPDGSDLRVLSGEGFAGDEREPAFSPDGQRVAYVARHPDGKSRIWVADVAGGTPVALTDGAHRDDMPAWSPDGKALVFVSEREGDTDLYLMRPDGTGQTRLTTAKGADWLPRWFVPR
- a CDS encoding carboxypeptidase regulatory-like domain-containing protein, which codes for MKHYIRAAGGAVLGLWVMACGDGGFTPDPGVRTEDAEAVDLENLRILVSGEAHVFPEATATGIPLGGMALTAEEPLRVAVNDSAATFGTGQVSDDGTFRITDVPVRDVHQGLGVGLAHEGFVRSTTIVYDTAFTGTRPRTDIIDARVWALPVAFVDQLGAAVGAQRLLSHTGDPAATLATAGFVLGRVVDANGQPVSGVRVALDRSDLTDRVYYLSQDLASVNTTGTAAQGLFLFVHSGFGVSSFQLSVEGMDAYVPRNVDAGPGMGVVLTVYPGRYAP